A single region of the Cricetulus griseus strain 17A/GY unplaced genomic scaffold, alternate assembly CriGri-PICRH-1.0 unplaced_scaffold_36, whole genome shotgun sequence genome encodes:
- the LOC100757768 gene encoding LOW QUALITY PROTEIN: leukocyte immunoglobulin-like receptor subfamily B member 3 isoform X3 (The sequence of the model RefSeq protein was modified relative to this genomic sequence to represent the inferred CDS: substituted 2 bases at 2 genomic stop codons), with amino-acid sequence MTVSFTALLCLGLTLGHGTPVLAETLPKPILRVQPDSVVSVNTTVTFLCEGSTEAQEYHLYKNGHQYIMHRDITPNPENKVEFSISKIVPQEAGQYTCQYWTHYGCSEHSVALELVVTGAYSKPSLSAQPNPVVTERGKVTLQCVSKQQYSEFILIKEGPQKQSWKQNSKYNYSTWQYEARLPVGPVTSSQRWTFRCYSFHSNSPLVWSEPSEPLELLFSGTLHKPTIKAEPGPVVPSGSPMNISCQGTLDAEMCFLHREGSQQTWGTQTPKEPGNESMFSISSVTEDSGGQYRCYCYSSAGWSEPSDTLELVVTGIYDSAPHLTAQPSPVVTTGQSMTLLCVSWGVYHEFILFKEDQKFSSSLTSQYINSTMQYQASFSIDHVTADHTGTFRCYGYYKQTPQLWSVPSEPLEIHISGLSKKPSLLTHQGHILDPGESLTLQCCSDINYDRFALYKVGEDIFTKRYGQRTQAGLSLANFILRNVSSSTAGQYRCYGAHNLSSEWSASSDPLDIMITGQLPDRPSLSVKPNSIVQAGDNVTLLCQSTYTTYTFILSKEGAAHQPQRIKSKSQDGEFQAEISMTAVTSALSGTYRCYGSLDSSPYLLSHASAPVELSVSGEVSISSPPPSSPLPTGGLEMYLKALIGVSVAFLLLLSILSFLLLRRMCQGKFRKDAQKETKLQLPAGTLEPITRNRGRQKRSNPTAATQEEILYASVEDMKPEDGVKLDSSRPPEEDPQKQTYVQVKDSRLRRAEAVLPSVMSREVPETNRXASKRGQRVKHLCWSFSILXVNHVPSSPSLPLQAAESKESQDVVYAQLWSRSPRRGTAAPPRSQAGEAPEEPSVYAALTVTGPVPVPIKEKQ; translated from the exons ATGACCGTCTCCTTCACAGCCCTGCTCTGTCTGG GGCTGACTCTGGGCCATGGGACACCAGTGCTGGCAG AAACACTCCCTAAACCTATCCTCAGAGTACAGCCAGACTCTGTGGTTTCTGTAAATACTACAGTGACTTTCTTGTGTGAGGGGAGCACAGAAGCCCAAGAATACCATCTGTATAAAAATGGACACCAATATATAATGCACAGAGACATTACACCAAATCCTGAAAACAAGGTTGAATTCTCAATCTCAAAAATAGTCCCTCAGGAAGCAGGGCAATATACCTGTCAATATTGGACCCATTATGGATGCTCAGAGCACAGTGTCGCCCTGgagctggtggtgacag GGGCCTACAGTAAACCCAGTCTCTCAGCGCAGCCCAATCCTGTGGTGACTGAAAGAGGGAAAGTCACCCTCCAGTGTGTCTCAAAGCAGCAATATTCTGAGTTCATTCTGATTAAGGAAGGACCACAGAAACAATCCTGGAAACAGAACTCAAAGTATAACTACTCTACTTGGCAGTATGAGGCCAGGCTCCCTGTGGGCCCTGTGACCTCCAGTCAAAGGTGGACATTCAGATGCTACAGCTTTCATAGTAACAGCCCACTGGTGTGGTCAGAACCTAGTGAACCCCTGGAGCTCCTGTTCTCAG GGACCCTCCACAAACCCACCATCAAGGCTGAGCCAGGCCCTGTAGTCCCATCAGGAAGCCCCATGAACATCTCCTGTCAGGGGACCCTGGAtgcagaaatgtgttttctgcatAGAGAGGGAAGCCAACAAACCTGGGGTACACAGACCCCAAAGGAGCCTGGGAACGAGTCCATGTTCTCCATTTCTTCTGTGACAGAGGACAGTGGGGGGCAATATCGCTGTTACTGTTACAGCTCAGCTGGCTGGTCAGAGCCCAGTGACACCCTGgaactggtggtgacag GAATCTACGATAGTGCACCCCACCtgacagcccagcccagccctgtgGTGACCACCGGACAGAGCATGACTCTCCTGTGTGTCTCGTGGGGAGTATATCATGAATTCATCCTCTtcaaggaagatcagaagttctcCAGCTCCCTGACCTCACAGTATATAAACAGTACTATGCAGTACCAAGCCTCATTCTCTATAGATCATGTAACAGCAGACCACACAGGGACATTCCGATGCTATGGTTACTACAAGCAAACCCCACAGCTGTGGTCAGTACCCAGTGAGCCCCTGGAAATACACATCTCAG GTCTGTCCAAGAAGCCCTCTCTGCTGACTCACCAAGGCCATATCCTGGACCCTGGAGAGAGCCTCACCCTGCAGTGTTGCTCTGACATCAACTATGACAGATTTGCTCTGTACAAGGTGGGGGAAGACATCTTCACCAAGCGGTAtggccagaggacccaggctggcctctcctTGGCAAACTTCATACTGAGAAATGTGAGCAGCTCTACTGCAGGACAGTACAGATGCTATGGTGCACACAACCTCTCCTCTGAGTGGTCAGCCTCCAGTGATCCTCTGGACATCATGATCACAG GACAGCTTCCAGACCGTCCTTCCCTCTCAGTGAAGCCAAATTCCATAGTACAGGCTGGCGACAACGTGACCCTGCTGTGTCAGTCAACATACACGACATACACTTTCATTCTGTCCAAGGAGGGAGCAGCACACCAGCCCCAGCGAATAAAATCAAAGTCACAAGATGGGGAGTTCCAGGCAGAAATCTCCATGACTGCTGTGACCTCTGCCCTCTCAGGCACCTACAGGTGCTATGGGTCTCTAGACTCATCTCCCTACCTGTTGTCACATGCCAGTGCCCCTGTGGAGCTCTCTGTCTCAGGTGAGGTGA GTATCTCCAGCCCACCACCCTCAAGTCCCTTGCCAACAGGTG GCCTGGAAATGTACCTGAAGGCTCTGATCGGAGTCTCTGTGGCCTTCCTCCTGTTACTCTCCATCCTCAGCTTTCTCCTTCTCCGACGAATGTGTCAGGGAAAGTTCAGGAAGGATG CCCAGAAAGAGACAAAACTGCAACTTCCTGCAGGAACTTTGGAGCCAATAACCAGAAACAGAGGTCGCCAGAAGAG ATCCAACCCAACTGCTGCCACCCAGGAAGAAATCCTAT ATGCTTCAGTGGAGGACATGAAACCTGAGGATGGTGTCAAGCTGGACAGTTCG AGACCACCTGAGGAAGACCCCCAGAAACAGACATATGTCCAGGTGAAAGACTCCAGACTCAGGAGGGCAGAAGCTGTCCTACCTTCTGTCATGTCAAGAGAAGTCCCAGAAACAAACAGATGAGCAAGCAAACGGGGGCAGAGAGTTAAACACTTATGTTGGTCCTTCAGCATCCTGTAAGTCAACCATGtaccttcctctccttctctccccctccagGCTGCTGAATCCAAAGAGTCCCAAGATGTGGTCTATGCCCAGCTGTGGAGCAGGTCACCCAGACGGGGGACAGCTGCACCTCCTCGCTCCCAGGCAGGAGAAGCCCCAGAGGAGCCCAGTGTATATGCTGCTCTGACAGTGACAGGACCAGTTCCTGTTCCCATTAAGGAGAAGCAATGA
- the LOC100757485 gene encoding leukocyte immunoglobulin-like receptor subfamily B member 3 isoform X3, which produces MTVVSFTVLLCLGLTLGHGTPVLAADLFLAGIHPKPELTVQPDSVVSEQTTVTFLCEGTKGAKQYILYKDGDTYLALTEIPQQSNDKAEFSISNIRREQAGRYQCCYRGPDGWSEYSDSLEVVVTGAYSQPSLSAHPSPVVTEGGKVTLQCVSRKWYYKFILTKEGPQKSFWTLDPEYNYSTWHYQASQSVGPVTSNQRWTFRCYSFESYSPLVWSEPSDPLELLVSGTLHKPTIKAEPGPVVDLGSPMNISCQGTLDAEMCFLHKEGSQQTWGTQTPKEPGNKSMFSIPSVSEDSGGQYRCYCYSSAGWSEPSDTLELVVTGIYDSKLSLSALPSPVVTSGGNMTLQCVSRVFYHKFILTKEDQKFSGSLNSQYIGRIRQYQALFSIDHVTADHRGTFRCYGYYKQTPQLWSAPSEPLEIHISGLSKKPSLLTHQGHILDPGESLTLQCCSDINYDRFALYKVGKDIFTKRYGQRTQDGLLLATFTLGYVSSSTGGQYRCYGEHKLSSEWSASSDPLDIMITGQLFASPSLSVKPNSTVLSGDNVTLLCQSTYTTDTFILSKEGAAHQPQRMKSKSQDGEFQAEFSMTAVTSALSGTYSAPVELSVSGHVGTSSPPHTSHLPTAGLEMYLKALIGVSVAFLLLFSILSFLLLRRRRQGKFRKDAQKETELQLPAGAAEPITRNRDRQKRSNPAAATQEEILYASVEKMKPEDGVKLDSLAAESKEPRDVVYAQLCSRSLRQGTAGPPPSQAGEAPEEPTVYAALAVTRPSPVPNNKEQ; this is translated from the exons ATGACCGTCGTCTCCTTCACAGTCCTGCTCTGTCTGG GGCTGACTCTGGGCCATGGGACACCAGTGCTGGCAG CTGATCTTTTCCTTGCTGGAATTCACCCTAAACCTGAACTCACAGTACAGCCAGACTCTGTGGTCTCAGAGCAGACTACAGTGACCTTCTTGTGTGAAGGGACCAAAGGAGCCAAACAGTACATTCTGTATAAAGATGGAGACACGTATTTAGCGCTCACAGAGATTCCACAGCAATCTAATGACAAGGCTGAATTCTCAATCTCAAATATACGCCGGGAACAAGCTGGGCGATACCAATGTTGCTATCGGGGCCCTGATGGATGGTCAGAGTACAGTGACTCcctggaggtggtggtgacag ggGCCTACAGTCAACCCAGCCTGTCAGCCCATCCCAGCCCTGTGGTGACTGAAGGAGGGAAAGTCACTCTACAGTGTGTCTCAAGGAAATGGTATTACAAGTTCATTCTGACTAAGGAAGGACCACAAAAGTCCTTCTGGACACTGGACCCAGAGTATAACTACTCTACTTGGCACTACCAGGCCAGTCAGTCTGTGGGTCCTGTGACCTCCAACCAAAGGTGGACATTCAGATGCTACAGCTTTGAAAGTTACAGCCCACTGGTGTGGTCAGAACCTAGTGACCCCCTGGAGCTCCTGGTCTCAG GGACCCTCCACAAACCCACCATCAAGGCTGAGCCAGGCCCTGTGGTTGACTTAGGAAGCCCCATGAACATCTCCTGTCAGGGGACCCTGGAtgcagaaatgtgttttctgcatAAAGAGGGAAGCCAACAAACCTGGGGTACACAGACCCCAAAGGAGCCTGGGAACAAGTCCATGTTCTCCATTCCTTCTGTGTCAGAGGACAGTGGGGGGCAATATCGCTGTTACTGTTACAGCTCAGCTGGCTGGTCAGAGCCCAGTGACACTCTGgaactggtggtgacag GAATCTATGACAGTAAACTCAGTCTGTCAGCACTGCCCAGCCCTGTGGTGACCTCAGGAGGGAACATGACTCTCCAGTGTGTCTCACGGGTGTTCTATCACAAGTTCATTCTCAccaaggaagatcagaaattctcCGGCTCCCTGAACTCACAGTACATAGGCAGAATTAGGCAGTACCAAGCCTTATTCTCTATAGATCATGTAACAGCAGACCACAGAGGGACATTCCGATGCTATGGTTACTACAAGCAAACCCCACAGCTGTGGTCAGCACCCAGTGAGCCCCTGGAAATACACATCTCAG GCCTGTCCAAGAAGCCCTCCCTGCTGACTCACCAAGGCCATATCCTGGACCCTGGAGAGAGCCTCACCCTGCAGTGTTGCTCTGACATCAACTATGACAGATTTGCTCTCTACAAGGTGGGGAAAGACATCTTCACCAAGCGGTAtggccagaggacccaggatggGCTCCTGTTGGCCACCTTCACACTGGGATATGTGAGCAGCTCTACAGGAGGCCAATACAGATGCTATGGTGAACACAAGCTCTCCTCTGAGTGGTCGGCCTCCAGTGATCCCCTGGACATCATGATCACAG GACAGCTTTTTGCCAGTCCTTCCCTCTCAGTGAAGCCAAACTCCACAGTGCTGTCTGGAGACAACGTGACCCTGCTGTGTCAGTCAACATACACGACAGACACTTTCATTCTGTCCAAGGAGGGAGCAGCACACCAACCCCAGAGAATGAAATCCAAGTCCCAAGATGGGGAGTTCCAGGCAGAATTCTCCATGACTGCTGTGACCTCTGCCCTCTCAGGCACCTACAG TGCCCCTGTGGAGCTCTCTGTCTCAG GACACGTTGGAACCTCCAGCCCACCACACACAAGTCACTTGCCAACAGCTG GCCTGGAAATGTACCTGAAGGCTCTGATTGGAGTCTCTGTGGCCTTCCTCCTGTTATTCTCCATCCTCAGCTTTCTCCTTCTCCGAAGAAGGCGTCAGGGAAAGTTCAGGAAGGATG CCCAGAAAGAGACAGAACTGCAGCTTCCTGCGGGAGCTGCAGAACCAATAACCAGAAACAGAGACCGCCAGAAGAG ATCCAACCCAGCTGCTGCCACCCAGGAAGAAATCCTAT ATGCTTCAGTGGAGAAAATGAAACCTGAGGATGGTGTCAAACTGGACAGTTTG GCTGCTGAATCCAAAGAGCCCCGAGATGTGGTCTATGCCCAGCTGTGCAGCAGGTCACTCAGACAGGGGACAGCTGGACCTCCTCCCTCCCAGGCAGGAGAAGCCCCAGAGGAGCCCACTGTATATGCTGCTCTGGCCGTCACTCGACCAAGTCCTGTTCCCAATAACAAGGAGCAATGA